Proteins from one Podospora pseudoanserina strain CBS 124.78 chromosome 1, whole genome shotgun sequence genomic window:
- a CDS encoding hypothetical protein (COG:S; EggNog:ENOG503P5BW), whose amino-acid sequence MAKAKNGGGGVQNKAIYSRLSFLQQAAVFLSTATLDGDGSNISELNRDQNPPLQGAGRRLATDLRAVSLKSRIRLNPAVKQSICKFCDSVLIDGESCTSGIENKSKGGRKPWADILVRKCHACGKERRYPVCTKRTKRKTERPVATPDEPDMMDQTG is encoded by the coding sequence ATGGCAAAGGCAAAAAatggtggcggcggggtgCAAAACAAGGCCATCTATTCTCGACTATCATTTCTTCAGCAAGCAGCCGTTTTCCTCTCGACAGCAACTCTGGACGGTGATGGTTCCAATATCTCAGAGCTCAACAGGGATCAAAACCCCCCACTTCAAGGTGCTGGAAGACGTCTAGCCACTGACTTGCGCGCTGTGTCCCTGAAGAGCCGGATTCGATTGAACCCAGCAGTAAAGCAGAGCATCTGCAAGTTCTGTGACTCGGTCCTCATTGACGGGGAGTCTTGCACTTCGGGAATCGAGAACAAGAGTAAGGGAGGTAGGAAGCCATGGGCCGATATTTTGGTTCGCAAGTGCCATGCTTGCGGCAAGGAGAGAAGGTATCCAGTGTGCACCAAGAGGACAAAGAGAAAGACAGAGAGGCCGGTTGCGACCCCCGATGAACCAGACATGATGGACCAAACTGGATGA
- the SUB2_2 gene encoding Suppressor of the cold-sensitive snRNP biogenesis mutant brr1-1 (EggNog:ENOG503NU8C; COG:A), whose amino-acid sequence MSAEEDLIDYSDDELNQETTAPASNGKKADAAAAQNVDKKGSYVGIHSTGFRDFLLKPELLRAIADCGFEHPSEG is encoded by the coding sequence ATgtctgctgaggaggatctcATCGACTACTCCGACGACGAGCTCAACCAGGAGACCACCGCTCCCGCTTCCAACGGCAAGAAGGcggatgctgctgctgcccaaaATGTCGACAAGAAGGGTTCCTATGTCGGTATTCACTCGACTGGTTTCCGCGACTTTCTGTTGAAGCCTGAACTTCTCCGTGCGATTGCCGATTGCGGTTTCGAACATCCCTCGGAGGGTTAG
- the PCL5 gene encoding PHO85 cyclin-5 (COG:S; EggNog:ENOG503NYVQ) — protein sequence MKLDTYLSPAFINPLTSLHNATYSQPLAALASASTTSIWSDASSQHSDDNTSNGPSSDSELSESCFSIAPTSSQSSVSSFGSYCEPVIKSCDPWVRQQHEQYSQPESCAPLRQNPRRTSNSATSRTGRPPALVRQADRKVNFVDNLVDTSTHMVEAIWPTSSPACKEVGSSAVLPLRSFIQETLRRSRTSYSTLQVALYYLVLIRPHVPSHDFTMEQPDSNRECQALQCGRRMFLAALILASKYLQDRNYSARAWSRISGLKTSEINQNEMAFILAVNWNLHITEETYKKWSESVLKFTPQPPSPPSPSAQRVYEQQCEQFQRLILNLTPSLDNLEELAPWLRATREVSIQAICSSPESANPWGDLDAALKPRLAPVVMEPSPPSAYVPGRFAPALGLLPTPRMTPQTRGFSTPAVSAASHILGRSSSMGFAMAQASSTSVAQTLDRWPPAVTSSPMNHLPRRSSLANSVSTASSPESMVSDSSRLSRSSSISSLSSVSAPSAKLDAQARCRYGRSFSERMSLKPTIASVPEVYEEGHCLTASPESYTGPAGKDFYDGTLDVQYACRQREMNDAAMALQELQRQAVDSSSAPVRIGTKRSRTFSMDNAQLQESVRGYLSMDSTNAGAWPESMVRGSHKRVCCSTEAAQPYMISSLHPAVGGPGGPGMWQGILQ from the exons ATGAAGCTCGACACATACTTGTCCCCCGCATTTATCAACCCCCTTACCTCCCTCCACAATGCCACTTACAGCCAACCCTTAGCCGCGTTGGCATCCGCTTCTACCACCTCGATCTGGTCCGACGCATCCTCCCAGCACTCAGACGACAATACCTCCAACGGACCCTCTTCGGACTCCGAACTCAGCGAATCCTGCTTTTCTATTGCGCCCACATCTTCTCAGAGCTCAGTAAGCTCCTTTGGAAGCTACTGCGAGCCAGTCATCAAGAGCTGCGATCCCTGGGTTCGCCAGCAACATGAACAGTATTCTCAGCCCGAATCATGCGCGCCATTGCGCCAGAACCCCCGCCGAACCTCCAACTCTGCGACTTCAAGGACTGGGCGTCCCCCTGCGCTCGTGCGCCAGGCTGACCGGAAGGTCAATTTCGTTGACAACCTCGTCG ACACTTCGACCCACATGGTCGAAGCCATCTGGCCTACGTCATCGCCAGCTTGCAAAGAGGTGGGCAGCAGTGCTGTGCTCCCGCTGCGCAGTTTTATTCAAGAAACTTTGCGCCGGTCCCGCACCAGCTACTCGACCCTTCAAGTTGCCTTGTACTACCTTGTCCTGATTAGACCCCACGTTCCGAGCCATGATTTCACCATGGAACAGCCCGACAGCAACCGAGAATGCCAGGCCCTCCAATGTGGTCGCCGTATGTTCCTCGCAGCTCTCATCTTGGCGTCCAAGTATCTGCAAGATCGCAACTACTCGGCCCGTGCCTGGAGCAGAATCTCTGGACTCAAAACATCCGAGATCAACCAAAACGAGATGGCATTCATATTGGCTGTGAACTGGAACCTGCACATCACAGAGGAAACCTACAAGAAGTGGTCTGAATCAGTTCTCAAGTTCACACCccagcctccttcacctcccagCCCCTCAGCACAGCGCGTTTACGAACAGCAGTGCGAACAGTTTCAACGGCTTATTCTCAACCTGACGCCCTCGCTCGACAACTTGGAAGAGTTGGCTCCTTGGCTGCGGGCCACTCGGGAGGTATCTATTCAGGCCATCTGCAGCTCCCCTGAGAGTGCCAATCCTTGGGGCGATCTGGATGCGGCTCTCAAGCCACGTTTGGCACCAGTCGTTATGGAGCCAAGTCCTCCTTCAGCATACGTTCCTGGCCGCTTTGCGCCTGCATTAGGCCTGTTGCCTACACCACGCATGACTCCCCAAACTCGTGGATTCAGCACTCCTGCTGTGAGTGCTGCTTCCCACATTCTTGGAAGAAGTTCATCAATGGGTTTCGCCATGGCCCAAGCCTCCTCCACGTCTGTTGCTCAGACCTTGGATCGGTGGCCCCCCGCTGTCACCTCGTCTCCCATGAATCACCTTCCCCGCAGGTCATCTCTTGCCAACTCGGTCTCgaccgcctcctcgcccgagTCAATGGTATCGGATTCTTCTCGTCTTTCTCGCTCTTCTTCGATCTCGTCTCTTTCTTCGGTTAGCGCGCCGTCAGCCAAATTGGATGCTCAGGCGCGATGCCGGTATGGAAGGTCGTTCAGTGAGAGGATGAGCCTGAAGCCCACCATCGCTTCGGTTCCCGAAGTCTATGAGGAGGGTCATTGTCTGACAGCGTCGCCAGAGTCTTACACCGGCCCGGCGGGTAAGGACTTTTACGATGGCACGCTGGATGTTCAATATGCGTGCAGGCAGCGTGAGATGAATGATGCGGCCATGGCCCTTCAAGAGTTGCAGCGTCAAGCGGTCGATTCTTCGTCAGCCCCGGTCAGAATCGGAACCAAGCGAAGCCGGACCTTTTCAATGGACAATGCCCAGCTGCAGGAGAGTGTGCGTGGATACCTTTCAATGGACTCGACCAACGCCGGTGCCTGGCCCGAGTCGATGGTTCGAGGAAGTCACAAGAGAGTCTGTTGCTCAACCGAGGCGGCTCAGCCGTACATGATCTCTTCGCTTCATCCAGCAGTCGGAGGACCAGGAGGTCCAGGGATGTGGCAGGGAATTCTGCAGTAA
- the SUB2_1 gene encoding Suppressor of the cold-sensitive snRNP biogenesis mutant brr1-1 (EggNog:ENOG503NU8C; BUSCO:EOG09262E4Q; COG:A): MLGGDIICQAKSGLGKTAVFVLTTLQQVEPVAGECSVLVMCHTRELAFQIRNEYNRFSKYMPDIKTGVFYGGTPIQKDAEILKNKDTHPHIIVGTPGRLNALVRDKHLRLGSVRMFVLDECDKMLDQIDMRRDVQEIFRATPQQKQVMMFSATLSDEIKPICRKFMQNPTEHYVDEDTKLTLHGLQQYYLALEEREKNRKLNELLDDLQFNQVIIFVKSTLRATELDKLLRECNFPSIAVHSGVSQEERIKRYKEFKEFNKRICVATDVFGRGIDIERINLAINYDMPADADSYLHRVGRAGRFGTKGLAISFVTTEQDKEVLQAIEKRFEVALPEFPKEGIDASTYMAS, translated from the exons ATGCTTGGTGGTGACATCATCTGCCAGGCCAAGTCCGGTCTCGGTAAGACTgccgtcttcgtcctcaCGACCCTCCAGCAGGTCGAGCCTGTTGCCGGCGAGTGCTCCGTGTTGGTTATGTGCCACACCCGTGAGCTGGCCTTCCAGATTCGCAACGAGTACAACCGCTTCAGCAAGTACATGCCCGACATCAAGACCGGCGTCTTCTACGGTGGTACTCCTATCCAGAAGGATGCCGAGATACTCAAGAACAAGGATACCCACCCCCACATCATTGTCGGCACACCTGGCCGCTTGAACGCCCTTGTCCGCGACAAGCACCTCCGTCTTGGCAGTGTTAGAATGTTCGTCCTCGATGAGTGTGACAAGATGCTTGATCAGATTG ACATGCGCCGTGACGTGCAGGAGATCTTCCGTGCTACTCCTCAGCAGAAgcaggtgatgatgttttcGGCCACTTTGTCCGACGAGATCAAGCCCATTTGCCGGAAGTTCATGCAGAACCCCACCGAGCACTACGTCGATGAGGATACCAAGTTGACGCTCCACGGCTTACAGCAGTACTATCTTGCCCTtgaagagagggagaagaacCGTAAGCTGAACGAGCTCCTGGACGACCTCCAGTTTAACCAGGTCATCATCTTTGTCAAAAGCACCCTGCGCGCTACCGAGCTGGATAAGCTCCTCCGCGAGTGCAACTTCCCTTCGATTGCCGTCCACTCCGGTGTCAGCCAAGAGGAGCGTATCAAGAGATACAAAGAGTTCAAGGAGTTCAACAAGCGTATCTGCGTGGCCACCGACGTTTTCGGCCGTGGTATCGATATCGAGCGGATCAACCTCGCTATCAACTATGACATGCCCGCTGATGCCGATTCCTACCTCCACCGTGTCGGTCGTGCTGGACGTTTCGGTACCAAGGGtctcgccatctccttcgTGACCACCGAGCAGGACAAGGAGGTCCTCCAAGCCATTGAGAAACGCTTTGAGGTCGCTCTTCC TGAGTTCCCCAAGGAGGGTATTGATGCCTCCACTTACATGGCCTCTTAG
- a CDS encoding hypothetical protein (EggNog:ENOG503P6TB; COG:S) has protein sequence MASRGYGSAPTQTRQSMASSGGAVKARQLAQLQQQLAQLSNNLADTENLLRMTSVQAESMRGLGSWHAGLFMAASKVLGEESVQQNQQQGGGGGGGGPN, from the exons ATGGCATCACGAGGCTACGGCAGCGCCCCCACACAAACACGCCAGTCTATGGCTTCATCTGGGGGGGCTGTTAAAGCTAGACAACTG gcccaactccaacaacaactagCCCAGCTttccaacaacctcgccgaCACTGAGAACCTCCTCCGTATGACCAGCGTACAGGCCGAGTCCATGCGCGGACTGGGAAGTTGGCATGCGGGGTT ATTCATGGCCGCGAGTAAAGTCCTCGGGGAGGAGTCGGTGCAACAGAACCAGCagcagggaggaggaggaggcggcggcggaccAAACTGA
- a CDS encoding hypothetical protein (EggNog:ENOG503NWNV; COG:H): protein MAPMTPRLKILSVGGNPVSAFLSWRLQATNACDVTLVWKTGYEHVSQYGISFKSLVFGNERFKPRHVVRTPEEAATRREGAFDYVILCIKALPDVYDLASVIDSVVTPQHTCILVNTTHALGLESAIEERFPTNVVLSLVCGADLAQLGGSEFEHKGSAELWVGPANKNPNIPPTIQEDMAQALAMTLSTGQVDCKVSPNIRQQQYERVIGPIAFHPLTVLFETPNYAALLDKVGVAKLVSDIIDEMLALADAQGCKFPPEFKQSTIDEFARNGAENIMWQDYIARRPMEIETYLGSPMRLSQETGVAVPRIETLYAILHNLNLVNRNRPKGDATMAPAQPGSPSATPSPLPRMSQGPPRPMPNGMPNGNGMPPGRPRPRIPSQMGPPGPGMRRPPPPMNGGPPNGYGRPPNGMPPNGMGPNSRVPSRRGSMEGTDLEEFSHLVVYDDIPEGSENGYSGTSPQDLAIRERELQLRQRELALREQEMRLRRAAAGIGPGPGPGPGPGPRRGPPPPQRPPPGGMYDDDDEDGEDYFDPTPMAPMIDPDNFDMMSVTSKKNRKAPSNAAQFRQNPEADSIPSTRSRFRPSFGRNRSSQVMTPAISNLHENILDDPLLGFTSNRYGNVDRGAMHAGSRANSLTAARLDELQYNQGGPPPMGMNGSVRRASQSPGNPYTPSVRAGTNKGRPSPPNGYAGPPINGRPSPPDGVRQPMPRYPPGHGNMVAPQQVEQHAGVSALQPPKTKTVRSLTGSASASAGSGDSTHLDSEPSAASSQSSLGPRPPIGVR, encoded by the exons ATGGCACCCATGACACCCCGACTCAAGATCCTATCAG TCGGTGGGAATCCGGTTTCTGCCTTCTTATCATGGAGGCTCCAAGCGACTAATGCCTGCGACGTCACCCTCGTGTGGAAAACGGGCTACGAGCATGTGTCGCAATACGGCATCTCGTTCAA ATCTCTCGTTTTTGGGAACGAGCGGTTTAAGCCCCGTCATG TCGTCCGGACGCCAGAGGAGGCTGCTACACGCAGGGAGGGAGCTTTCGACTACGTCATCCTCTGTATTAAAGCTCTCCCCGATGTCTACGACCTCGCTTCGGTGATCGATTCAGTTGTGACGCCTCAACATACCTGCATCCTCGTGAACACAACCCACGCACTCGGACTCGAATCGGCTATAGAGGAACGGTTCCCGACAAACGTAGTGCTCTCACTCGTTTGCGGCGCTGACTTGGCCCAACTTGGCGGAAGCGAATTCGAGCACAAGGGGTCGGCCGAACTATGGGTTGGTCCTGCCAACAAGAACCCCAACATTCCGCCCACGATCCAAGAGGATATGGCACAGGCTCTGGCCATGACTTTGAGCACCGGCCAGGTCGATTGCAAGGTGTCGCCTAATATTCGACAGCAGCAATACGAACGAGTTATTGG CCCGATTGCATTTCACCCACTGACGGTCTTGTTCGAAACGCCCAACTATGCCGCGTTACTCGACAAGGTTGGGGTGGCCAAGCTGGTGTCCGACATTATCGACGAGATGTTGGCGCTCGCGGACGCGCAGGGCTGTAAGTTCCCTCCTGAATTCAAGCAGAGCACGATCGACGAATTTGCCAGAAATGGGGCCGAAAACATCATGTGGCAAGACTACATTGCACGACGTCCCATGGAAATCGAGACGTATCTTGGATCGCCCATGAGGCTGTCGCAAGAAACTGGAGTCGCAGTTCCCCGGATTGAAACGCTTTACGCCATCCTCCACAATCTCAACTTGGTCAATCGCAACCGGCCGAAAGGTGACGCCACAATGGCGCCAGCGCAGCCAGGCTCACCGTCTGCTACGCCTTCCCCACTGCCCCGGATGTCTCAAGGTCCACCCCGACCGATGCCGAACGGTATGCCCAACGGGAACGGTATGCCTCCTGGCCGGCCACGTCCAAGAATTCCTTCGCAAATGGGCCCTCCCGGACCTGGAATGCGccggccaccaccgcccatgAACGGAGGTCCACCAAACGGTTACGGACGTCCGCCTAATGGAATGCCGCCAAATGGAATGGGGCCAAACTCACGTGTGCCCTCGAGGCGAGGTTCGATGGAAGGAACGGATCTGGAAGAGTTCAGCCACTTGGTGGTCTATGATGATATCCCCGAGGGGAGCGAAAATGGCTATTCTGGTACTTCACCACAAGACCTTGCCATCAGGGAAAGAGAGCTTCAGCTTCGGCAACGGGAACTTGCGTTaagggagcaggagatgaGACTTAGGCGCGCTGCCGCTGGTATCGGACCTGGACCTGGACCCGGACCTGGCCCCGGCCCCCGAAGAgggccgccaccaccacaaaggCCCCCTCCGGGTGGCATGtacgatgacgatgacgaggacggagAAGACTACTTCGACCCCACGCCGATGGCCCCCATGATCGATCCTGATAACTTCGACATGATGAGCGTCACGTCAAAGAAGAATAGGAAAGCGCCTAGCAATGCCGCCCAGTTCCGCCAAAACCCAGAGGCAGACTCAATACCGTCAACCCGCAGCAGGTTCCGGCCTAGCTTTGGACGCAACCGTTCAAGTCAAGTCATGACACCCGCCATTTCGAACTTGCACGAAAACATCTTAGACGATCCTCTGCTGGGCTTTACGTCTAACCGCTACGGTAACGTGGATCGAGGGGCCATGCACGCAGGTTCGAGGGCCAATTCTCTGACGGCTGCTCGTCTCGATGAATTGCAGTACAATCAGGGAGGGCCCCCACCTATGGGCATGAATGGCAGCGTACGGCGTGCCAGCCAGTCTCCAGGAAACCCCTACACCCCATCGGTGCGTGCCGGGACCAACAAGGGAcgaccatcaccaccaaatgGCTATGCTGGACCGCCAATCAACGGAAGACCATCACCTCCGGATGGTGTGCGACAACCCATGCCCCGATACCCACCCGGTCACGGAAACATGGTTGCGCCACAACAGGTGGAACAGCACGCTGGGGTGAGCGCCCTCCAACCGCCAAAGACTAAAACTGTGCGAAGTCTGACCGGTAGTGCGAGTGCTAGCGCGGGCAGTGGTGATTCCACCCACCTTGATTCAGAGCCATCAGCTGCCAGCAGTCAGAGCAGCCTAGGCCCCCGTCCTCCGATTGGAGTGCGTTAa